From the genome of Macrobrachium nipponense isolate FS-2020 chromosome 29, ASM1510439v2, whole genome shotgun sequence, one region includes:
- the LOC135205999 gene encoding LOW QUALITY PROTEIN: activating signal cointegrator 1-like (The sequence of the model RefSeq protein was modified relative to this genomic sequence to represent the inferred CDS: deleted 1 base in 1 codon): MASIFYIVGVISKNFESLMEKIGFALEKWACSEMEKLGIPEPSAIVRYLQPIENPVEVEEYLISMLDTGNPSHRHFIEEFLRKQEEIKTAVDTRFYRKPDLEESTVFKVGDKKKQRGTKENGFNKGPERMQPPTQTNGSLPTPPQPSGGSSGKKKSKYVSLYSNEGKSKDVVLLSGRHKCDCQASKHKLINNCLKCGRVICEQEGSGPCSFCGNMVTTNEEEELLEQNNRKSEALQRRLFSEKNAVVKGIPSEPGKDQEGLRKAVEHKNKLLEFDRTSEKRTKVYDDESDYFSTGSRWLSQEQKAKLEKREEELRKKKYDRSNQKVTIDLLGRRVIAEENNDNIYDPDDPIIKEILEVRSNDIFSAPDREESKPYIEVDRPEYVEGDMDNYRRRTGNMKFAGMSMRIQDREIQEMVDEGMCLSMHQPWASLLVAGIKIHEGRTWYSSHRGRLWIASAVKPPTPQEISQLEQMYRVLLKDEYIKFPQYYPAGCLLGCVDVVDVLPQEEYRVKYPEGESDSPYVFVCENPQEMVLKFPMKGQHKIYKMDPKIHQAAKKALRPKEDP, encoded by the exons atggcgtcaatcttctatattgttggtgttataagtaaaaattttgaaagcctcatggag AAGATTgggtttgcacttgagaaatggGCATGTTCCGAGATGGAAAAACTGGGTATTCCAGAA CCAAGTGCCATTGTTCGATATCTACAGCCCATTGAAAATCCTGTTGAAGTGGAAGAATATCTGATATCGATGCTTGATACAGGTAACCCATCTCATCGACACTTCATTGAAGAATTTTTGAGGAAGCAAGAAGAGATAAAAACAGCAGTGGACACAAGATTTTATAGGAAGCCAGATTTAGAAGAGAGTACAGTGTTCAAAGTAGGTGACAAAAAGAAGCAAAGAGGGACCAAAGAAAATGGATTTAATAAGGGACCAGAAAGGATGCAGCCACCAACACAAACTAACGGCTCTTTGCCCACACCTCCACAACCATCGGGTGGTTCCTCAGGTAAAAAGAAAAGCAAGTATGTGTCCTTGTACTCAAATGAAGGGAAAAGTAAAGATGTAGTGCTTCTAAGTGGGAGACATAAGTGTGACTGCCAAGCTAGTAAACATAAACTAATTAATAATTGCCTCAAGTGTGGCCGTGTCATTTGTGAGCAAGAGGGCTCAGGACCTTGTTCATTTTGTGGAAATATGGTGACCACAAATGAGGAGGAGGAATTGCTTGAGCAAAATAACCGTAAGTCAGAGGCTTTACAGAGGAGATTATTTAGTGAGAAAAATGCTGTTGTTAAAGGTATTCCTTCAGAACCCGGGAAAGATCAGGAGGGTTTACGCAAAGCTGTTGAACATAAGAATAAGCTTTTGGAATTTGACAGGACAAGTGAAAAAAGAACTAAGGTTTATGATGACGAAAGTGACTATTTTAGCACAGGTTCACGGTGGCTCAGTCAAGAACAGAAAGCGAAATTGGAAAAACGAGAGGAAGAACTACGGAAAAAGAAATATGACAGAAGTAATCAGAAGGTAACCATAGATTTGTTAGGCAGAAGGGTAATTGCAgaagagaataatgataatatttatgaTCCAGATGATCCTATTATCAAAGAAATTCTTGAGGTTAGATCTAACGATATATTTTCTGCACCAGACAGAGAGGAGTCAAAGCCCTATATTGAGGTGGATCGACCAGAGTATGTAGAGGGAGATATGGATAATTACAGACGCAGGACAGGAAACATGAAATTTGCTGGAATGAGTATGCGTATACAAGATAGAGAAATACAAGAAATGGTAGATGAAGGAATGTGCCTCAGTATGCACCAACCTTGGGCATCCCTTCTTGTTGCTGGAATAAAGATTCATGAAGGTAGAACATGGTACTCATCCCACAGGGGAAGGCTTTGGATTGCCTCGGCTGTTAAGCCACCTACTCCCCAAGAAATCAGTCAGCTAGAGCAGATGTATAGGGTTCTCCTCAAGGATGAGTATATCAAGTTCCCCCAATATTATCCAGCAGGATGTCTCCTTGGGTGTGTAGATGTTGTTGATGTCCTCCCACAAGAGGAGTATCGTGTTAAATATCCTGAAGGGGAAAGTGACTCtccatatgtgtttgtatgtgaaaATCCTCAGGAGATGGTGCTGAAATTTCCCATGAAAGGACAGCataagatatataaaatggatcctAAGATTCATCAAGCTGCTAAAAAAGCCTTGCGGCCAAAAGAGGATCcgtga